A region from the Silene latifolia isolate original U9 population chromosome 7, ASM4854445v1, whole genome shotgun sequence genome encodes:
- the LOC141590793 gene encoding cysteine-rich repeat secretory protein 57-like: MDVDLKRRGPSKSKCGAEYTYDVYGLFQCRYDVSPDICKACVMDASLKIKEDCPLEPEAIIWYDECMLRYSSNDIFSSSQEFPEAINSSNITVTNYAEFAPVLEDAMETIILKAAAMTPHFASNTTKFATSEYIYSFAQCTPDISVSRCKNCLDNARSSQLEPSYNVSIYVTVLKPSCVLRVCEDTKQNFVEGSIYETNLELLFTSLTTGSSSLRFYTSTAGDGSTEVYGLFQCRYDISLEVCNACVMNATQKITEVCPLFGEAIVWYDVCMLRYADRNIFSKSETSPGANRYVTDNVTNYAEFAPILEVEMNVVIVRASIAPERYASSKALFTSTEYLYSFAQCTPDISTRQCKRCLEYAFSRMTRCCATSVFVLTFRPSCQLRYDTTGPFLNDESSLADAPQSP, from the exons ATGGATGTCGATCTAAAGAGAAGAGGTCCGTCCAAATCAAAATGCG GGGCCGAGTATACATACGATGTATATGGCCTCTTTCAATGTCGATATGACGTTAGCCCTGATATTTGTAAGGCATGTGTCATGGATGCGAGTCTAAAGATAAAGGAAGATTGCCCTTTAGAACCCGAAGCAATCATATGGTACGACGAATGCATGTTACGCTACTCGAGTAATGACATATTCTCTTCCTCTCAGGAATTTCCTGAGGCCATAAACTCGAGTAATATTACTGTAACAAATTATGCTGAATTTGCTCCGGTACTAGAAGATGCAATGGAAACCATCATATTAAAAGCCGCGGCAATGACGCCTCATTTTGCGTCAAACACAACTAAATTTGCAACGTCGGAATATATTTATAGTTTTGCTCAGTGCACCCCTGATATTAGTGTTTCGAGGTGCAAGAATTGTCTCGACAATGCTCGGTCGTCTCAATTGGAACCATCTTATAATGTAAGTATATATGTGACCGTGTTAAAACCTAGTTGTGTATTGAG AGTTTGTGAGGACACCAAACAAAATTTCGTCGAGGGAAGTATTTACGAAACGAACCTCGAACTCCTTTTCACAAGTCTTACGACCGGATCGTCGTCTCTCAGATTCTATACTTCAACAGCTGGTGATGGTTCCACTGAAGTATACGGCCTCTTTCAATGTCGATATGACATTAGTCTCGAAGTTTGTAATGCATGTGTCATGAACGCGACTCAAAAGATAACCGAAGTTTGCCCTTTATTTGGTGAAGCCATTGTATGGTACGATGTATGCATGTTACGCTATGCAGATCGTAATATCTTCTCTAAATCCGAGACGTCTCCTGGGGCCAATCGATATGTTACGGATAATGTAACAAATTATGCTGAATTTGCTCCGATACTAGAAGTTGAAATGAATGTTGTCATTGTAAGGGCTTCAATTGCGCCTGAACGATACGCTTCTAGTAAGGCCTTGTTTACGTCGACTGAGTATTTGTATAGCTTTGCACAGTGCACCCCTGATATTAGTACTAGACAGTGCAAGAGGTGTTTGGAATATGCGTTTTCTAGAATGACGCGTTGTTGTGCTACAAGCGTGTTTGTGCTTACGTTTAGACCGAGTTGTCAGTTGAGGTATGATACAACCGGTCCGTTTTTGAATGATGA
- the LOC141590794 gene encoding putative disease resistance protein At1g61300, with protein sequence MRPKASEVLTLGAALFGLLTSIAGSSACFYNSYRTNRINLSILKVRLNNLENLIDVVQQKLNGIDVLKPDPSPWLEQAKEFVTRLNIPDLEHRLNENCVNSPVTNLWHRCGAGRTIEIKIQELDELLQNGRHVSRETKIKGSKQPEVSILGTVREQIRQKMWDQVSRGDGAAIVCVHGVAGVGKTAVASVIHNQVLAELNDFETVIWVNVEYGSGLRHIQEELASKLHVDVSGDMDNVQRSKTLRSVLMQKGKFLLVLDSMWQAFSLHDIGIPEPFGSSKMIVTSRSFALCRKITTKYKSKEILEIKPLSENESWELFKGEVGANISHLDDETLHMAKLAVQDLDGLPLAIKILAEILGDMHDDHPSSIDAAWKEELLVLRSSTSFLGSRTQELLDCFKHSYENLGEISMSAFMYCALFPKGYSYLMNVRKLIEYWMWEGILGPITSIDETARYGRRILNEIKDAHLLENVHEAGREDSVKMLNVVRHVAADAIVKSGCRFFIQGGNNLSVLPLANTWPADTERASFVQNQLQDLRNFPTCKKLSSLLLQDNPSLNLIQPENFFSRMLGLKVLDLSRTNISSLPKSLSGLKNLQALLLRDCPNLKSIPSLSNLQKLLVLDLAGTLLEQVPDGLGYLTSLRRLDLSQTMVDIFPANIINKLTQVEELLLITADGGGYVWGSRQIVPQWPGVCVEELADLKRLAVLHITFLNAKVFSTYVAEMEQKRTLAPRKFRFCVGGLYTGIDDAGDNSVAVIGDFSIRLPDKTSVLHLLFYSQIVTSLKIEGCIRDLTVVDVSDFDELTYMFTAEMLGNLRSLKEIRVKRCKKMKGIIQPDEEGNACSITLPELMTLVLFDLPELKSIYQGEVLNCPSLRGVEVWDCDQLKLPEMLLGRNSGIIEIKGGKEWLETVKLQTPSSKSTFRFSVASVPDKLSSAPCFRIRRQESFVAEKTENQTQNRGIFGKSRYPDDCIRSVVIFTKLVSREGSLASLTGFKNTGRNRSDSQSVCSICSVLLHSDVSVCYEQCFTAF encoded by the exons ATGAGACCAAAAG CATCTGAAGTTCTTACTCTTGGAGCTGCACTATTTGGATTACTGACATCAATTGCAGGATCATCAGCTTGTTTCTACAACTCCTACAGAACAAATAGAATAAATTTATCGATTCTAAAAGTCCGACTGAACAATTTAGAAAATTTGATCGACGTAGTTCAGCAGAAGCTGAATGGGATTGATGTGCTTAAACCTGATCCTAGCCCCTGGCTTGAACAAGCCAAAGAGTTCGTCACAAGATTGAATATTCCCGATCTTGAGCATCGTCTAAATGAGAACTGTGTTAATAGCCCGGTAACCAACCTGTGGCACCGATGTGGAGCTGGAAGGACGATTGAGATAAAGATTCAGGAATTAGACGAGCTTTTACAGAATGGTAGACACGTTTCTCGAGAAACAAAGATCAAAGGGTCTAAACAGCCTGAAGTGTCTATTCTAGGAACTGTCAGAGAACAAATAAGGCAAAAGATGTGGGACCAGGTTTCACGAGGAGACGGAGCTGCAATAGTCTGTGTTCATGGAGTAGCTGGTGTTGGAAAGACGGCTGTGGCTTCAGTCATCCATAATCAAGTATTAGCAGAGCTGAACGATTTTGAGACCGTCATTTGGGTGAATGTTGAGTATGGATCGGGACTGAGGCATATTCAAGAAGAACTAGCTAGTAAGTTACATGTAGACGTGTCAGGCGATATGGATAATGTGCAGAGATCAAAAACGCTGCGCAGCGTgttgatgcagaagggtaaatTCTTGTTGGTTTTGGATTCTATGTGGCAAGCTTTCTCGCTACATGATATCGGGATTCCAGAGCCTTTTGGTAGTTCTAAGATGATAGTGACTTCGAGAAGCTTTGCTCTTTGTAGAAAAATTACTACAAAGTATAAAAGCAAAGAGATTCTCGAAATTAAACCTCTTTCTGAGAATGAGTCTTGGGAGCTATTTAAGGGTGAAGTCGGAGCTAACATATCGCACTTGGATGATGAAACTCTTCATATGGCGAAGCTTGCAGTACAAGACCTTGATGGCCTTCCTTTGGCAATAAAAATATTAGCCGAAATTTTAGGTGATATGCATGACGACCATCCAAGCAGTATAGACGCTGCTTGGAAGGAAGAATTATTGGTATTGAGATCATCAACATCTTTTCTCGGTAGCAGAACGCAAGAATTACTTGATTGTTTCAAGCATAGTTACGAGAATTTAGGAGAGATTTCGATGTCAGCATTTATGTATTGTGCATTATTCCCTAAGGGTTACTCTTATTTGATGAATGTAAGAAAGTTGATTGAGTATTGGATGTGGGAAGGGATTTTAGGACCGATTACATCCATAGACGAGACAGCGAGGTATGGAAGGAGAATATTGAATGAAATTAAAGATGCTCATCTTCTAGAGAATGTTCATGAGGCTGGAAGGGAAGATTCAGTCAAGATGCTCAATGTCGTACGACATGTTGCAGCTGATGCTATTGTTAAGTCAGGCTGTCGATTTTTCATTCAAGGCGGAAATAACCTCAGTGTGTTGCCTTTGGCAAATACTTGGCCTGCAGACACTGAGAGAGCTTCATTTGTGCAGAATCAGTTGCAGGATTTGCGTAACTTTCCGACTTGCAAGAAATTATCCTCGCTTTTACTGCAAGACAATCCTTCGTTAAATCTGATCCAACCCGAGAACTTCTTTTCTAGGATGCTCGGTCTTAAAGTCCTTGATTTATCCCGAACCAACATTTCTTCCCTTCCGAAATCTCTATCTGGTTTGAAAAATCTACAAGCGCTTCTTCTGCGTGACTGTCCAAACCTTAAAAGTATACCGTCTTTGTCAAACCTTCAGAAATTACTCGTGTTGGATCTTGCAGGAACCCTTTTAGAACAAGTCCCTGACGGACTTGGTTATTTGACAAGCTTAAGGCGTCTAGACCTTTCTCAAACTATGGTCGACATTTTTCCGGCTAATATAATAAACAAGCTAACCCAAGTTGAAGAACTGTTACTGATAACCGCTGATGGCGGAGGTTATGTATGGGGATCGAGACAGATAGTTCCACAATGGCCTGGCGTCTGTGTCGAAGAACTAGCTGACTTAAAACGGTTAGCTGTTCTTCACATTACCTTCCTGAATGCGAAAGTCTTCAGTACTTATGTGGCCGAGATGGAACAGAAGCGTACTCTTGCTCCGCGGAAGTTCAGGTTTTGTGTGGGTGGTCTGTATACTGGTATCGATGATGCTGGTGATAACAGTGTAGCAGTAATTGGCGATTTCAGTATACGTCTTCCTGATAAAACATCGGTGTTGCATCTGTTGTTTTACAGTCAGATAGTTACTTCTCTGAAAATTGAAGGTTGCATTCGGGATTTAACAGTCGTGGACGTGTCAGATTTCGATGAATTAACATACATGTTCACTGCTGAGATGCTAGGCAACTTAAGAAGCCTTAAGGAGATACGCGTTAAACGATGTAAGAAGATGAAAGGTATTATACAGCCAGACGAAGAAGGTAACGCTTGCTCAATTACCCTCCCGGAGTTGATGACACTAGTTCTGTTTGACTTGCCGGAACTGAAGAGCATATACCAAGGGGAAGTATTGAACTGTCCGTCTTTACGTGGGGTCGAGGTTTGGGATTGTGATCAATTGAAGCTTCCTGAAATGCTGTTAGGGCGTAACAGCGGAATTATTGAAATTAAAGGAGGTAAAGAATGGCTGGAGACGGTCAAATTGCAAACACCGAGTTCAAAGTCTACGTTCAGGTTCAGCGTTGCATCCGTACCTGATAAGCTGTCGTCTGCTCCCTG TTTTCGGATAAGAAGGCAGGAATCCTTCGTCGCTGAGAAGACTGAAAATCAGACTCAAAATAGAGGCATTTTCGGTAAATCCAGATACCCTGATGACT GTATTCGGTCTGTCGTCATATTCACGAAACTTGTTAGTCGTGAAGGTAGTCTAGCAA GCCTGACGGGATTCAAGAACACCGGCAGAAATCGCTCTGATTCACAGTCAGTCTGTTCCATCTGTTCTGTTTTACTGCATTCTGATGTTTCTGTTTGCTATGAACAATGTTTTACTGCATTCTGA